One window of Botrimarina mediterranea genomic DNA carries:
- a CDS encoding endonuclease/exonuclease/phosphatase family protein produces MSKLLGFLFAFVVLGLLAPVGAFAAEPFTVMSFNLRGDFDGGVATDKPTGWLSKSGDHRRELALRLASDVDPDLLGVQEAYRNQVQELDAALPGHAFVGVGRDDGAEAGEHSCLYYRADRFELVDSGTFWLSETPDKPSTYPGAACPRVATWAVLRDHNDGEPAGRELLVVNTHWDHVSAEARSYSATLIRQRLEELAGDRPAIVMGDLNVTERKEPITTLLGDGPRRLVDSFREVQPQRGKNERTYHDFKGGEEGWRIDYIVHTEGLRATDAEIVRTSYDGRYPSDHYPVTASIEWK; encoded by the coding sequence GTGTCGAAGCTGCTCGGATTTCTTTTCGCCTTCGTTGTTCTAGGCTTGCTTGCCCCGGTCGGAGCATTTGCCGCGGAGCCGTTCACGGTCATGTCGTTCAACCTGCGTGGCGACTTCGACGGCGGCGTCGCCACCGACAAGCCGACGGGCTGGCTCAGCAAGAGCGGCGACCACCGACGCGAACTTGCGCTGCGGCTGGCGAGCGACGTAGACCCTGATCTGCTTGGCGTGCAAGAGGCGTATCGCAACCAAGTGCAGGAGCTCGACGCGGCGTTGCCGGGTCATGCCTTTGTCGGCGTCGGTCGCGACGACGGCGCTGAGGCGGGCGAGCACTCGTGCCTCTACTACCGCGCCGATCGCTTCGAGCTAGTGGACTCCGGCACGTTCTGGCTCAGCGAAACGCCCGACAAGCCGAGCACATACCCCGGCGCCGCATGCCCGCGCGTGGCGACATGGGCCGTGCTGCGTGACCACAACGACGGGGAACCCGCCGGGCGCGAGCTGCTGGTGGTCAACACGCATTGGGACCACGTCTCCGCCGAAGCGCGGAGTTACTCGGCCACCCTCATCCGTCAGCGGCTCGAAGAGTTAGCCGGCGACCGCCCCGCAATCGTGATGGGCGACCTCAACGTTACCGAGAGGAAGGAGCCAATCACAACGTTGCTCGGCGACGGCCCGCGACGGCTCGTCGATAGCTTCCGTGAAGTCCAGCCGCAACGCGGCAAGAACGAACGCACCTACCACGACTTCAAAGGGGGCGAAGAGGGTTGGCGGATCGATTACATCGTCCACACCGAGGGGCTGCGAGCGACCGACGCGGAGATCGTGCGCACGTCGTACGACGGCCGCTACCCGTCGGATCATTACCCGGTGACCGCATCGATCGAGTGGAAGTAG
- a CDS encoding general stress protein has product MSATPLDPHAPFSYLSPEPPLAGASSRAPANPALPQGRVGFYQSPDQARDAVKMLVNSGFDSKHVYVLYRDKDETFDTLGTWVPVEPPSQDSGRVFMATHGAGFGIVGGAFLATIVAWPIAVVAAGVGGLAGGAIGAMLGTGTFSSDETRRLVEHYHDRIAQGAVVVVVKPTEGEDPAKMERAAKLLATAADDEPLEG; this is encoded by the coding sequence ATGTCCGCAACTCCACTCGACCCCCACGCGCCGTTCAGTTACCTCTCGCCAGAGCCGCCCCTCGCAGGCGCGTCATCGAGGGCTCCGGCGAACCCCGCGCTGCCTCAAGGCCGCGTCGGCTTCTATCAGTCGCCAGATCAAGCGCGGGACGCCGTTAAGATGCTCGTCAACAGCGGCTTCGACTCCAAGCACGTCTACGTGTTGTACCGCGATAAGGACGAAACCTTCGACACCCTCGGCACCTGGGTCCCCGTCGAGCCGCCCTCCCAAGATTCGGGCCGGGTATTCATGGCGACTCATGGAGCGGGCTTCGGCATCGTCGGCGGCGCGTTCTTAGCGACGATCGTGGCGTGGCCGATTGCGGTGGTCGCAGCGGGCGTCGGCGGCTTGGCCGGCGGAGCCATCGGGGCGATGCTCGGCACGGGAACGTTCAGCAGCGATGAGACTCGCCGCCTAGTCGAGCACTACCACGACCGCATCGCCCAAGGCGCCGTCGTCGTCGTGGTCAAGCCGACTGAAGGCGAAGACCCCGCGAAGATGGAGAGGGCGGCAAAGCTGCTTGCTACCGCGGCGGACGACGAGCCACTTGAGGGGTAA